ATGTTATTTCACTTACAAATTATGAATGCTATATAGGATAAAGAGGTTATAAATGAATTAATCCAATCCTCTCGAAAAGTTCTTCTGAGGTCAGAATTACTCCTCATTTcacaaatatggaaaataaagctCAAGTAGGTTAAATGCCACACACTCAAGGTCACACTATTACTAAAGCAAATATGAGTCAAATCCAGTTCTTCAGATGGATCCTAGGATCACTTTCTTTTTGCTCCCTGTAGGtttccaaatgatttttttaaggaaacagaagtttactGAAACTTCTTATTCATGAAGGATGGCCTGGGGGACTTCCCAATGTCATGTGCTAAGTGGCAAAGTCAAGCCCGTTCTGTTGGTAGCTCACAGCCCGTGAGCTTCTCCCAGCAAGGCAAGGCCTTCTGCTTTAACCAGTGGCAAGACTGGCATCCAGCAGGCCTGATCTCAGTTGTAGATAAGCTTTAATTGgatttatagtttttttaatgtaaaaattcatTAGTGACACACCTTTGTGCTTACTACACAGAATTAACAAATGTAATCTTTTAACATGTTTGCTTtactatgtatatatagagagataaaaACTGAGTCCCTTATATTTTCTCATAATCTCATAtactccccaccctccccagaagCAATCATAGTCATGAATCCAATTCCActggtttatattttaattatatgtatagatttcaaaatatataaaattgcttTACATATTTCCAATTTAGGTAAACGGTAGCATGGCATATGTATTGTTCTAGAACTTCTAATCTCCtcaaatctgtttttttaaatccttGCATATAATTACACATAACATTCAGGTCATTTGTTTTGAACAGTAGATAACacctatatttaatttatttgcatAAACTCCATAGTATGAATTTACCTCATTTCATCAATCCATTTCCTCTTGAGTAGGGTACTTgagttgatttgtttttttactacTATATAAAATGAGGCTATGAACTTTCAGATACATGTCTCCTTATAAACTTTGGCCCAGTTTTACTTAattgtgagtctgtttttaaaattttatttatcagagTTATTTAAATGTTCCAAATGTTAATCTTTCTTTATTATATCTGttgaaaatatattccattttaatttggtttttattgtaatttgtttattgtatttatcatgtagagtttttcaattttgatatagtataatttgttaattttttccatGAGATCTACCTTTTGAATCTTGGTCAAGAAATCCTTACATATCATAGGACATAAAGATAGTCTCCTACTGGAACTGTGGTGTTTCTGAAATTTTGAATTGAACTGCTTTTAGACACAGCACATTCTCTCTTGCTCATCACAAATCCCACCAGGCCTTAGTCTCTCATACCTAGTCAATTTAACACATTTCCCCTTAGGTACATGAGGTTGTAGTCTGTGGATTAGAGAGTCAAAGAATAAAGTTACACAAACTAGATTTTTCAGACTTGGGTTAGAGTTAAATTATGATTATAGCTGTACAACCCCAGTCTAGGTTTCCAAGGAAATGAAGCCTTGATAGAATTCTGGGAGATCGACAGCTTCTATTAAGTATTATATAAGTTTTGCAGAGGTTCACTCCAACACATAGAAGCTGAATAATTTGGTTTATTACCTGCCTATAACAAACTTTatagacatttttgttttctatcttgCCAGTCTAATCAATGTTAACCCTGATGTGTATGACCCTTAGATGCTGGACTGGAGATTGGCAAGTGCACATTTTATGCTGGCTGTGATGTTGATGGTCTGGAGTTCAGGAAAAGTGCTCTCAGTGGATGTCACAACAGAGGTAATGGAAACTAGCTTAAGGGACCATACTTCTTTTATGAACATAAACCATTTTTACTAATGTCAGAAGCAGGTGTTGCTGACAAGTAGGGAGCAGGTTTGATTACACAAAAATCAAGTAAATAGGCATTTCTTTCTATGCCTTGTCCTCACCGTGGATTCAGAGAAAACCAGGtatctaaatgttaaaaaaaaaaaaaaaaagctgtaagtAACAACAAAGATTTGTATTCCATGAACCAAAAACTATAGGAGAAAATTCATTATAATTTCAGCCATATTTATAATTGAATCAATTACATGAAGATGAAGTGCTTTTATGTGAAATTTGAAGTCATTTACATGTCAAGATTTGAGTAGTTGGGCCAAAATTTTATCACTCTACAGATGTTTTCTTGCTGCCAAGACTAaactacaaaggaaaagaaatgtgagGACATCGCCACACAGAGAAAAGTTAATTTGGCTCATTTGATCttaatagaaacatacattctTTGTGCTTCTTAAATAACATAAAGTGAGAATCTGAAATGTGTTTTACTGAAGGACAAGTTTTATACAAGTTTTGTGAATTTTTCCTGATGATAAAGAATatctttaaaaggaaacaaaaatctgCTTTGCATATATGTCAGTTGGAAGAATGAACACATAGTTTTTGGAAGAAGCTGTGAGAGGTAATAAAATATCTCCAAAATTTGCCCTTGGAAGATTTTCCTCCTGATCTTAAGAGTTTCTTTCTCATTATTATAACATCCTTCCCCTCTTTAGTTTCTAAGCTGCCAAGCTTATGTAGGGAAGTAACAGaagttgagatttttttaaaagttgtggaCTTTGAACGATGAGTTACAAAGAGCTATAgagatttttaatgtttttatatggTGCAAGTAGTGTTTGGGGATAATTAACTTCATGGCAGTATTCAGGACAgaatagaaaagagagagagagagagaggagataaaTTATACAGTGATTGAGAGTGTGCACTAAGCAGTGAAGAGGATGTGATATAAATCTCTCCTCATGGGAATCAGAAAAAGCAGGGCAAGAGGGGTTTTCCAGAAAGAACTGGCCAGACTTAGAGCAGACTTCACTGATTTAGGAAAGAAGGAGCTCAATGACTTTAGGTCTCAAGAGCTTTGAGGTGGATATAATATAAGTATTGCAAAAGAGAATTGTGTGAGTCGATGATGAAAAGGCTTGCAAAGTACTACTGTTTCattttattgggaaaaaaatgaagggaataGAAAGAGAATAAGAGAAGTAACTCAAAAATAAAGACAGGAAGTGAAGAAAAAGAGTCTTTCCCAGACCAAGAGTCTGGCAAGAATGTGActaaaggaggaaagggaagagatcCCTGTAGTTAACCCTTCTTCCCATGGGGGAATAGTCTCAGACTCTTGGGAAAGAAGTAGCATCCCCTGCACAACAAAATGACTCCAGATTGCTAGCAGGAGCATTTTCTGAAATGCTGTGACTGCGCCTGAGAAAAGAAGACAGACTTCACAAACTGGAAGCTTATACTTTTATGATTTGGATGACATGCCAAGTGGCAATAtgtgtaaataaacaaataaacaagaaatctGACATGGGACAATAAAGTCCTTGGGATAGCTCTGACTCATCATAGGCactctttaatatttattagtaAATCACATGGGTGGAGATGGTAAGCTCCTTCGGGGTGCAGACTGGattttactcatttttgtatCTCTTGGGTCTAACACAGGACCTGCACAGTGGATGTTTAGTGGCTTGAATCAGTAAGGAATGAATGAGtggtgaaaagaaaataacatgagGTTTAGATTTTTTCagaattcattcaataaatattcagcaGAAATTTATTGAGTACTAACTATGAGCAAAATACTGGGATAGGCATTGAATAGAGCAGATAAAAGACTAATTAGACGTAGTCTTTGCTCTCAAGTTACTCACAATCTAATAGGCAATACAAATATATTGTAGCTAATCTAATACAAGGGAAAATGTAATGATTGCAGTTGTGAAGTGTATATAAAGTGCTTTTGGAGTAATAAGGAAGGATGCAGTTGTTACTgggaaataatctgaaagaaTAATCAGTTATACTAAATTTTAGAGGCAGGCCTCCTTTAGAGGagtttacccttttttttttccctttgtgtgtgtgtgtgtgtgtgtgtgtgtgtgtgtgtgtgtgtgtgtgtgtgtgtgtgttttgcttccttttcatttcttttggataaaccTCATCTCTATGTGCTTTTGTCCCCAAAATTCTCTCTCTGGATCATAACTCACGAGAAATCAAGGTTCATGACAGGCATGTCAGCTAAAAATAGCAAAAGCATGAttgtatgtattttcttattgttaatgAATGGAATCACCTTTCCTGCCCTCTAGACCTTTGATTCTAGAGTCTTAGATGTTCAGTCATCACCCACAGTCAAGGAAGAGAAATCAGCCACTGATCTGGCAGCAAAACTCTTACTTCTTGATGAACTTGTGTCTCTGGAGAATGATGTGattgaaacaaagaagaaaagaagcttCTCTGGTTTTGGTTCTCCCCTGGACAGACTCTCAGCTGGCTCCGTAGATCATAAAGGTAGACAGAGGTAAGTGAACTCTTAGAGAAgggacattttcattttctaattcttccactCTGGGTTCAGAAACAGAGaagtccacatttaaaaaatacaatgaaaacctCGTAGGTAAACAGATTTAAAAGTGTCTTAGCTAATTTCTGAGTTTAATGGCATCATTTGAGAAATAATGTTTAGGGAGCAAAATAACTGCTACAGTATGCACTAATATTTTTGTCAAAATGTTTTCTGAAGAAGATTCTGTTGCATGTAAATATAAAGTAGCTCTTACAAGACATAACAGCATTTGGGAAGTAATGGGAAACGTGTGTCCTATGAGATAAATGTTCTGGTCAGTTGCATTTTCTATTTAATAAAGGTAAACACAAT
This genomic window from Kogia breviceps isolate mKogBre1 chromosome 5, mKogBre1 haplotype 1, whole genome shotgun sequence contains:
- the OSTN gene encoding osteocrin codes for the protein MLDWRLASAHFMLAVMLMVWSSGKVLSVDVTTETFDSRVLDVQSSPTVKEEKSATDLAAKLLLLDELVSLENDVIETKKKRSFSGFGSPLDRLSAGSVDHKGRQRKVVDHPKRRFGIPMDRIGRNRLSNSRG